In Oreochromis niloticus isolate F11D_XX unplaced genomic scaffold, O_niloticus_UMD_NMBU tig00001507_pilon, whole genome shotgun sequence, the following proteins share a genomic window:
- the LOC102078783 gene encoding uncharacterized protein LOC102078783 — MEEKLISAVANHPELYDASCYFYRDRNKKELAWRHISEEIGQPEDICRKKWKSLRDTYNKEKRTEKEKRSGSAAGSGRRWKFFAVMGFLDPFLTPRETSGNMVQAVENFAPEDQGQPGEAAGEFQSEESSDYAAEPSPAASSGSPVPGPSTPAAAPTGPQRRKAQKRQRDGSQDGPSAVELAILESLKRPRPSPTEYFLLSLAPALESLPPQTREFVKFQMHKLVFESSTAVLNLETLDPSDQ; from the exons atggaggaaaaactAATCAGCGCAGTGGCTAATCACCCAGAATTGTACGATGCTAGCTGCTACTTCTACCGGGACAGGAACAAAAAGGAACTAGCTTGGAGGCACATaagtgaggagatcgggcaacctg aggacatctgcaggaaaaagtggaagagcctcagggacACCTATAATAAGGAGAAGAGGAcggagaaggagaagaggagtgGGTCTGCAGCAGGATCGGGGAGGAGATGGAAGTTCTTCGCGGTCATGGGGTTTCTGGACCCCTTCCTCACCCCGCGGGAGACAAGCGGCAATATGGTCCAGGCCGTGGAGAACTTCGCCCCCGAGGACCAGGGACAGCCCGGAGAGGCAGCAGGGGAGTTTCAGTCTGaag AGTCATCTGATTATGCAGCAGAGCCATCCCCTGCTGCTTCTTctggctccccagtccctgGTCCCTccactcctgctgctgcacccacag gcccaCAGAGGAGGAAAGCTCAAAAGCGGCAGAGGGACGGGTCACAGGATGGTCCATcggcggtggagctggccatcctggagtcgctgaagaggccacgcccgTCTCCAACGGAgtatttcctcctcagccttgctcctgctctggagagcctGCCGCCTCAGACACGAGAATTCGTGAAATTTCAAATGCATAAATTAGTTTTtgaaagcagcacagctgtgttaAATTTGGAAACATTGGACCCTAGCGATCAGTAG
- the LOC102077384 gene encoding protein ANTAGONIST OF LIKE HETEROCHROMATIN PROTEIN 1: MALTFEDLLSRVGPRIARLDTNYRRSIPPAERLSICLRFLATGDSFRTIAFSFRVGVSTVSQIIPQVATAIWDCLVDDFMAVPSLGDWQSIAEEFQERWHFPLCCGALDGKHVQTKAPPNSGSMFYNYKGTFSIVLLAVVDARYRFRVIDVGGYGRTSDGGILANSTFGQALRAGTLHLPPDQPLPGGEHRGAQPHVFVADEAFPLRRELMRPFPGRLLPLERRIFNYRLSRARMIVEGAFGVLSSQWRMYRRPMELRPEIAEKCVKATCVLHNFLRCLDERGAPAVRSVAPAVVEPLHSLGRVAANNSSREAVLVREKFMAHFSAEGAVTWQPKE; the protein is encoded by the exons atggctcttacg tttgaggacctgctttCCCGCGTCGGTCCGagaatcgcccgcctagacaccaactacaggcgctcaatcccacctgcagagcgcctgtccatctgcctgag gttccttgccaccggggactccttcaggaccattGCGTTCAGTTTTCGAGTTGGTGTGTCTACCGTGAGCCAGATCATCCCCCAGGTAGCGAcagccatctgggactgtctagtggatgatttcatggctgtgccttcactGGGAGACTGGCAGTCCATTGCAGAGGAATTCCAGGAGCGCTGgcacttccctctctgctgcggagctctggatgggaagcacgtTCAGACGAAGGCACCCCCCAACTCAGGATCCATGTTCTACAACTACAAGGGAACATTCTCCATTGTTCTCCTTGCGGTTGTGGATGCAAGGTATCGCTTCCGAGTTATTGATGTTGGGGGGTACGGGAGGACCAGCGACGGGGGTATTCTGGCCAACTCCACCTTTGGTCAGGCTCTTCGGGCTGGGACTCTCCATCTGCCTCCTGACCAGCCTCTACCTGGTGGAGAACACCGTGGAGCCCAGCCCCATGTGTTTGTGGCTGATGAAGCGTTCCCGCTGCGGCGTGAGCTGATGAGGCCTTTTCCTGGACGCCTCCTCCCTTTAGAGAGAAGGATCTTTAACTATCGCCTTTCCAGGGCCAGGATGATAGTGGAGGGTGCCTTTGGTGTCCTCTCCTCACAGTGGAGGATGTATCGGCGCCCCATGGAGCTCCGTCCTGAAATTGCGGAGAAGTGTGTGAAGGCAACGTGTGTTCTCCACAATTTTCTACGCTGTTTGGACGAGAGAGGGGCACCTGCTGTGAGGAGTGTGGCACCTGCTGTGGTGGAGCCGTTGCATAGCCTGGGCCGTGTAGCAGCAAACAACTCCTCCAGAGAAGCTGTCCTGGTGAGGGAGAAATTCATGGCCCACTTCTCGGCGGAGGGAGCTGTGACTTGGCAGCCAAAGGAGTAG